In Arthrobacter sp. UKPF54-2, the following are encoded in one genomic region:
- a CDS encoding universal stress protein: protein MAREQVHPDPAGDAAGEHAPRGIVVGVDGSDHSHCALVWAAREAERRRRPLHIVTAYSVPVFAASGLDGGYATVDDSVIREGAEAILKQALDKVAGYNIDVDASVENGDASGVLLEMTETAELLVFGTRGRGGFVGRLLGSVSSALPAHAKCPTVTVPLICGDRLGETTDDKHVLAERVKSGHQPVENVVVVGVDGSEQARVAVLEAAAQAERLSAPLRVVCAVPQYSGSLAWVPAPMDREALFADIRIQLDAGVAWLKSHFPRLEVETQLVDGSPVDILVEASRHVELVVVGTRGRGGFAGMLLGSTSDGILHHAKGPVMVVPDREDPRLADRPSFGPMLGS from the coding sequence ATGGCCCGAGAACAGGTGCATCCGGACCCGGCGGGAGACGCGGCCGGGGAGCATGCTCCCCGGGGGATCGTGGTCGGCGTGGACGGCTCGGACCACAGCCACTGCGCCCTGGTTTGGGCGGCCCGCGAAGCCGAGCGCCGGCGTCGTCCCCTGCATATCGTGACCGCCTACTCGGTGCCCGTCTTCGCCGCGTCCGGGCTGGACGGCGGCTACGCCACGGTGGATGATTCGGTGATCCGCGAAGGGGCCGAGGCGATCCTGAAGCAGGCGCTGGACAAAGTGGCCGGCTACAACATCGACGTCGACGCCTCGGTGGAGAACGGCGATGCCTCCGGTGTCCTGCTGGAGATGACGGAGACCGCCGAACTGCTGGTCTTCGGCACCCGCGGCCGGGGCGGCTTCGTGGGCCGGCTCCTCGGATCGGTCAGCAGCGCGCTGCCCGCGCACGCCAAATGCCCCACCGTGACCGTCCCGCTGATCTGCGGGGACCGGCTGGGCGAAACAACGGACGACAAGCACGTCCTCGCCGAACGGGTGAAGTCCGGGCACCAGCCGGTCGAAAACGTCGTGGTGGTGGGGGTGGACGGCTCCGAACAGGCCCGGGTGGCGGTGCTCGAGGCCGCGGCCCAGGCCGAGCGGCTCTCGGCACCACTGCGGGTGGTCTGCGCCGTCCCGCAGTACAGCGGCTCGCTCGCGTGGGTTCCGGCCCCGATGGACCGCGAGGCACTCTTCGCCGACATCCGGATTCAGCTCGACGCCGGCGTGGCCTGGCTGAAGAGCCACTTCCCGCGGCTGGAGGTCGAAACCCAGCTCGTGGACGGTTCCCCGGTCGACATCCTCGTCGAGGCAAGCCGGCACGTGGAACTCGTGGTGGTGGGCACCCGCGGCCGGGGCGGCTTCGCCGGGATGCTGCTGGGATCGACCTCCGACGGCATCCTGCACCACGCCAAGGGCCCGGTCATGGTGGTCCCGGACCGGGAGGATCCCCGGCTGGCCGACCGGCCCAGCTTCGGACCCATGCTCGGCTCCTAG
- the hutG gene encoding formimidoylglutamase has product MPSPARATDVPPQPWTGRFDGDGPEHRRWWQAVTPYAPHRPPHPQPAGSSGARPAVLLGFGSDAGVRRNKGRVGAATAPAAIRAALGPLAFHLDREVHDAGDVTVTGDALEAGQARAGLQITGLLDAGALPVVLGGGHETAFASYLGVAGSASVREGLTVGVLNLDAHFDLRDEPVPSSGTPFLQMARAEAAAGRELKYAVVGISEPNNTAALFRTAADLGVDYLLDEDCSADAAHAFVAAFLAQVDALYLTIDLDVLPASVAPGVSAPAAYGVPLPVISGLCRQVAASGKLLHLDVAELNPGFDVDGRTAKVAARLINTLLR; this is encoded by the coding sequence ATGCCTTCTCCCGCCCGCGCCACCGATGTCCCGCCGCAGCCCTGGACCGGGAGGTTCGACGGCGACGGCCCCGAGCACCGCCGCTGGTGGCAGGCTGTGACGCCCTATGCACCGCACCGGCCGCCGCACCCCCAGCCTGCCGGCTCCTCCGGCGCCCGGCCGGCCGTCCTCCTCGGCTTCGGCAGCGACGCCGGCGTACGCCGGAACAAGGGCCGGGTGGGGGCCGCCACCGCACCCGCCGCCATCCGCGCCGCGCTCGGCCCGCTCGCCTTCCACCTGGACCGGGAGGTGCACGACGCCGGCGACGTCACCGTCACGGGGGACGCGCTGGAGGCCGGGCAGGCGCGGGCCGGCCTCCAAATCACCGGGCTGCTGGACGCCGGTGCCCTGCCGGTGGTGCTCGGCGGCGGCCACGAGACCGCCTTTGCCAGCTACCTGGGCGTCGCAGGCTCCGCCTCGGTCCGGGAGGGCCTGACGGTGGGCGTGCTGAACCTGGACGCCCACTTCGACCTCCGTGACGAGCCCGTGCCCAGCTCGGGAACCCCGTTCCTGCAGATGGCCCGGGCCGAAGCCGCCGCGGGCCGCGAACTGAAGTACGCCGTCGTCGGGATTTCCGAACCCAACAACACCGCCGCGCTGTTCCGGACCGCGGCAGACCTCGGTGTGGACTACCTGCTGGACGAGGACTGTTCGGCGGACGCAGCGCACGCCTTTGTGGCCGCGTTCCTGGCGCAGGTGGACGCGCTGTACCTGACCATTGACCTGGACGTGCTGCCGGCGTCGGTGGCGCCCGGCGTAAGCGCCCCGGCCGCCTACGGCGTCCCGCTGCCGGTGATCAGCGGCCTCTGCCGGCAGGTGGCCGCCAGCGGGAAGCTGCTGCACCTGGACGTTGCGGAACTGAACCCGGGGTTCGACGTCGACGGCCGCACCGCCAAGGTGGCCGCGCGGCTGATCAACACACTGCTGCGCTAG
- a CDS encoding FAD-binding protein: MPVYGGIERTSTVVIGTGLSGLAVASELQRRGVDAIVVDGLDLLGAGNPANTSSLQRCDAADAATLRERNEILRHLRNYAISHKLDIRNDVRALQLDHLDADGFGVEGLGGACDDVPAGAHRRQPWAVSTPSGILYADHLVLTRCAHSQLRRMLAELGVAAGQNLMAAMHALGMYLVGVGELITPTPKEVLRQAKLVGQAISAKVNPEGMPSLLSGGLALPA; the protein is encoded by the coding sequence ATGCCCGTGTACGGCGGAATCGAACGGACCAGCACTGTGGTCATCGGGACGGGGCTTTCGGGACTGGCGGTGGCCAGCGAGCTGCAGCGCCGCGGGGTCGACGCCATCGTGGTGGACGGACTGGACCTGCTCGGCGCGGGGAACCCTGCCAACACCTCCTCGCTGCAGCGCTGCGACGCGGCGGACGCGGCCACGCTCAGGGAACGCAACGAGATCCTGCGGCACCTGCGCAACTACGCCATCAGCCACAAGCTCGATATCCGCAACGACGTCCGGGCCCTGCAGCTGGACCACCTCGATGCTGACGGGTTCGGCGTCGAAGGGCTGGGCGGCGCCTGCGATGACGTGCCCGCCGGCGCGCACCGGAGGCAGCCGTGGGCGGTCAGCACCCCCAGCGGGATCCTGTACGCCGACCACCTGGTCCTCACCCGCTGCGCGCACAGCCAGCTGCGCCGCATGCTGGCCGAGCTGGGGGTGGCTGCCGGCCAGAACCTGATGGCCGCCATGCACGCGCTCGGCATGTACCTCGTCGGCGTCGGCGAACTGATCACGCCCACGCCCAAGGAAGTCCTGCGCCAGGCCAAGCTGGTGGGCCAGGCCATTTCCGCCAAGGTCAACCCGGAAGGCATGCCGTCCCTGCTCTCCGGCGGCCTGGCCCTGCCGGCCTAA
- a CDS encoding copper resistance CopC family protein — translation MRLTRQLPGALLGLTALVAFLLGAALLGAGAASAHDSLESTSPAAGATVPAAPGTVSLTLSERPLALGTQIKVNDAAGTNWSDGAVQIVDNVASQKLKAGAPAGPYTVQWRVASSDGHPIEGTFTFTAAAAAAGAAGTASGTAPASGTVPTLGTAPPGSTVAPTPAPDASQPFPWSIVVFVAVAVGILVALALSAKRRLNAGDGDATGAGTSPGNEDV, via the coding sequence ATGCGTTTGACCAGACAACTTCCCGGTGCCCTGCTGGGCCTGACCGCGCTGGTCGCGTTCCTGCTGGGCGCCGCGCTGCTGGGTGCCGGAGCGGCGTCCGCCCATGACTCGCTGGAATCGACCAGCCCCGCCGCCGGCGCAACGGTGCCCGCGGCGCCCGGGACGGTTTCACTTACCCTCAGTGAGCGTCCGCTGGCGCTTGGCACGCAGATCAAGGTCAACGACGCCGCCGGCACCAATTGGTCCGACGGCGCGGTGCAGATCGTGGACAACGTTGCCTCGCAGAAGCTCAAGGCGGGCGCCCCGGCCGGGCCCTATACGGTGCAGTGGCGGGTGGCCAGCTCTGACGGCCATCCGATCGAGGGCACTTTCACGTTTACCGCCGCGGCGGCCGCCGCAGGCGCGGCCGGTACAGCATCGGGCACCGCCCCGGCGTCGGGCACGGTGCCGACGCTGGGCACCGCCCCGCCTGGCTCAACGGTCGCGCCGACGCCGGCGCCGGACGCCTCCCAGCCGTTCCCATGGAGCATCGTGGTCTTCGTCGCGGTGGCCGTGGGCATCCTGGTGGCCCTGGCGCTGTCGGCGAAGCGCCGCCTCAACGCCGGGGACGGCGACGCCACCGGCGCGGGAACCAGCCCGGGAAACGAAGACGTTTAG
- the hutH gene encoding histidine ammonia-lyase has product MTLTTHSPLTVTLGSSGVTPEDVVAVARHDAQVTIAQDALDAVAKVRAHIDDLAHSETPAYGISTGFGALANRHIPNELRTQLQKSLIRSHAAGMGPAVEREVVRGIMFLRAKTLASGRTGVRPVVLQTMVDVLNAGITPLVREFGSLGCSGDLAPLSHCALVLMGEGEATGPDGQLYGGKNSGKGRRPVAELLAEHGIEPVTLAEKEGLALVNGTEGMLGMLLMAIADLRQLLTTADITAALSVEALLGTDQVFLPELHAALRPHPGQAASADNMLRVLSNSPIVASHRINDTKVQDAYSLRCAPQVAGAVRDTVDHAALVASRELAAAIDNPVVLPDGRVSSNGNFHGAPVAYVLDFLAIAVADLSSIAERRTDRMLDPARSHGLPAFLAADPGVDSGLMIAQYTQAGLVSDNKRLAVPASVDSIPSSAMQEDHVSMGWHAARKLRRAVENLRRVLAIELVTSARALDIRTQLSGGHLSPGPAGAAVIAALRDVVDGPGTDRFLSPELEAADALLASGKVRAAAESAVGNLA; this is encoded by the coding sequence ATGACCTTAACCACCCACTCGCCGCTCACTGTCACCCTCGGCTCCAGCGGCGTAACCCCCGAGGACGTCGTCGCCGTCGCCCGCCACGACGCGCAGGTCACTATCGCCCAGGACGCGCTCGACGCCGTCGCCAAGGTCCGCGCCCACATCGACGACCTGGCCCACAGCGAGACCCCGGCTTACGGGATCTCCACCGGCTTCGGGGCGCTGGCCAACCGCCACATCCCCAATGAACTGCGCACCCAGCTGCAGAAATCCCTGATCCGCAGCCACGCCGCCGGCATGGGCCCGGCCGTGGAACGCGAAGTGGTCCGCGGCATCATGTTCCTGCGCGCCAAGACCCTCGCCTCCGGCCGCACCGGCGTCCGTCCCGTGGTGCTGCAGACCATGGTGGACGTCCTCAACGCCGGCATCACCCCGCTGGTCCGTGAATTCGGCTCGCTCGGCTGCTCGGGAGACCTCGCGCCGCTCTCGCACTGCGCTTTGGTCCTGATGGGCGAAGGCGAAGCGACGGGACCCGACGGTCAACTCTATGGAGGAAAAAACAGCGGCAAGGGACGACGCCCCGTCGCCGAGCTCCTTGCCGAACACGGGATCGAACCCGTCACGCTGGCCGAAAAGGAGGGCCTGGCCCTGGTCAACGGGACCGAGGGCATGCTCGGCATGCTGCTGATGGCGATCGCGGACCTCCGCCAGCTGCTCACGACGGCGGACATCACCGCCGCGCTCAGCGTCGAGGCGCTGCTCGGCACGGACCAGGTCTTCCTGCCCGAGCTGCACGCCGCGCTGCGGCCGCACCCGGGACAGGCCGCCTCCGCGGACAACATGCTCCGGGTCCTCTCCAACTCCCCGATCGTGGCCTCACACCGGATCAACGACACCAAGGTCCAGGACGCCTACTCGCTGCGCTGCGCCCCCCAGGTGGCCGGCGCCGTCCGTGACACCGTGGACCACGCCGCCCTGGTGGCCTCCCGCGAACTCGCCGCCGCGATCGACAACCCGGTGGTGCTCCCCGACGGGCGGGTCAGCTCCAACGGCAACTTTCACGGCGCCCCGGTGGCCTACGTGCTGGACTTCCTGGCGATTGCCGTCGCGGACCTGAGTTCCATCGCCGAGCGCCGCACCGACCGGATGCTGGATCCGGCCCGCTCGCACGGGCTGCCGGCCTTCCTGGCCGCCGATCCCGGCGTCGACTCCGGCCTGATGATCGCGCAGTACACCCAAGCCGGCCTGGTCTCGGACAACAAGCGCCTGGCCGTGCCGGCGTCGGTGGACTCGATCCCGAGCTCCGCGATGCAGGAGGACCACGTCTCGATGGGCTGGCACGCGGCCCGCAAACTCCGCCGCGCGGTGGAGAACCTGCGCCGTGTGCTGGCCATCGAACTCGTGACCTCGGCCCGGGCCCTGGACATCCGCACCCAGCTCTCCGGCGGCCACCTGAGCCCGGGCCCGGCGGGGGCCGCGGTCATCGCCGCGCTGCGCGACGTCGTCGACGGCCCGGGCACCGACCGGTTCCTCTCGCCCGAGCTGGAGGCTGCGGACGCGCTGCTGGCCTCGGGCAAGGTCCGGGCGGCCGCCGAATCCGCCGTCGGAAATCTGGCCTGA
- a CDS encoding sodium:proton antiporter, whose translation MFEAPSVVFTAAGIAVFIAAVLPKLLRNAPLSMPMVFLGAGMLAFTLMPALPDPNPLQYGEFVTVLTEVCVIVSLMGAGLALDRPPGRRQWSTTWRMLGLAMPLCIIALTLLGLWFLGLGLGAALLVAAALAPTDPVLASEVQVGEPADEEEGTGREDEIRFGLTSEAGLNDGLAFPFVYLAIAISFAGASPSGWLGHWLAVDVLWRIGVGVLLGLATGKLLGRLFFTARHESVRLSNHSEGFVALAATFLAYGVTQMVAGYGFVAVFVCAVTIRAAERTHGFHRVMHSYVEQLERLLTVVILVLLGGAIARGLLAGIGWTEVLVALAFLLLVRPLAGWLGLARGKTGPRERIAISFFGIRGIGSLYYLAYALGQGNFGAQAEQLWAFVGLVVAMSIVLHGATTAPVMNRLDRLRQRRAVEQHGDEGEAPFTAI comes from the coding sequence ATGTTCGAGGCTCCCAGTGTTGTCTTCACCGCGGCCGGAATCGCCGTTTTCATCGCGGCCGTGCTGCCCAAACTGCTGCGCAACGCGCCCCTCTCCATGCCCATGGTCTTCCTCGGCGCGGGCATGCTGGCGTTCACCCTGATGCCGGCCCTGCCGGACCCGAATCCCCTGCAGTACGGGGAGTTTGTCACCGTCTTGACCGAAGTCTGCGTCATCGTCTCGCTGATGGGCGCCGGGCTCGCGCTGGACCGGCCGCCCGGGCGCCGGCAGTGGTCGACGACCTGGCGCATGCTCGGCCTTGCCATGCCGCTGTGCATCATCGCGCTGACCCTGCTGGGACTGTGGTTCCTGGGCCTCGGCCTGGGCGCGGCGCTGCTTGTCGCGGCCGCCCTGGCCCCCACGGACCCGGTCCTGGCCTCCGAGGTGCAGGTGGGGGAGCCTGCGGACGAGGAAGAGGGTACAGGCCGCGAGGACGAAATCCGCTTCGGGCTGACGTCCGAGGCGGGCCTGAACGACGGCCTCGCGTTCCCCTTTGTCTACCTCGCGATCGCCATCAGCTTCGCGGGCGCCTCCCCCTCCGGCTGGCTGGGGCACTGGCTGGCGGTGGACGTGCTCTGGCGGATCGGCGTCGGCGTGCTGCTGGGGCTGGCGACGGGGAAGCTGCTCGGACGGCTCTTTTTCACGGCGCGGCATGAGAGCGTCAGGCTGTCCAACCATTCCGAGGGGTTCGTGGCGCTGGCGGCGACGTTCCTGGCCTACGGCGTGACCCAGATGGTCGCGGGCTACGGGTTCGTTGCTGTGTTCGTCTGCGCCGTCACCATCCGCGCCGCCGAGCGCACGCACGGCTTCCACCGGGTGATGCACTCGTATGTGGAGCAGTTGGAGCGGCTTCTGACGGTGGTGATCCTGGTGCTGCTGGGCGGGGCGATCGCGCGCGGCCTGCTGGCCGGGATCGGCTGGACCGAGGTGCTGGTGGCCCTGGCGTTCCTGCTGCTGGTGCGCCCGCTGGCCGGTTGGCTGGGGCTGGCACGGGGCAAGACCGGCCCCCGCGAACGCATCGCGATCTCCTTCTTCGGCATCCGCGGCATCGGCTCGCTGTACTACCTGGCCTACGCCCTCGGCCAAGGAAACTTCGGCGCGCAGGCGGAGCAACTCTGGGCCTTTGTGGGGCTGGTGGTGGCGATGTCGATCGTGCTGCACGGTGCAACGACGGCGCCGGTGATGAACCGGCTGGACCGGCTGCGCCAGCGCCGCGCGGTGGAACAGCATGGCGACGAGGGCGAGGCGCCGTTCACGGCCATCTGA
- a CDS encoding NCS2 family permease, giving the protein MLKQGSALDRYFKISERGSNFSREIRGGFATFFAMSYIVVLNPLILSGPDSSGGTLGFPAVAAVTAFVAGILTILMGAWAKHPFALATGLGVNAFVAVTVATNPGLTWPDMMGLVVLSGVTMLILVLTGFRTAVFKAVPEGLKTAIVVGIGLFIALIGLVNAGFVRRIPDVAGTTVPVGLGFDGKLLGWPTLVFVLGLVLTIALVVRKVKGAILIGIVSSTILSVILEFTLHIGPSFDGKNFNPQGWSLVAPKFTEWAAPDLSLIGKANPFGAFEHLGFVAATLLAFVILLSIFFDAMGTMVGLATEAGTIDKDGNIPNVDRVLQIDALGAIVGGGASVSSNQIYVESGAGIGEGARTGLASIVTGLLFLVAMFFTPLINLVPFEAVAPALVVVGFMMVSQVGKIDWQDWGIAIPAFLTFTLMPFTYSIANGLGAGFISFVLIRLVQGRAREVHPLMWAVAAAFLLFFGIGPIEAALGIH; this is encoded by the coding sequence ATGCTTAAGCAGGGCTCTGCACTCGACCGGTATTTCAAGATTTCCGAGCGGGGGTCGAACTTCTCACGCGAGATCCGTGGCGGGTTCGCCACGTTCTTCGCCATGAGCTACATCGTGGTCCTCAATCCGCTGATCCTCTCCGGCCCGGACTCGTCCGGCGGAACGCTCGGCTTCCCGGCAGTCGCCGCCGTCACCGCCTTCGTGGCCGGCATCCTGACCATCCTGATGGGCGCCTGGGCCAAGCATCCCTTCGCGCTGGCCACCGGCCTCGGCGTCAACGCGTTCGTGGCCGTCACGGTCGCCACCAACCCGGGCCTGACCTGGCCGGACATGATGGGCCTGGTGGTCCTCTCCGGCGTCACCATGCTGATCCTGGTGCTCACCGGCTTCCGGACCGCGGTGTTCAAGGCCGTTCCGGAGGGGCTGAAGACCGCGATCGTGGTAGGCATCGGCCTCTTCATCGCCCTGATCGGCCTGGTGAACGCCGGCTTCGTCCGCCGCATCCCGGACGTTGCGGGCACCACCGTCCCCGTGGGCCTCGGCTTCGACGGCAAGCTCCTCGGCTGGCCCACCCTGGTCTTTGTGCTCGGCCTGGTCCTCACCATCGCCCTGGTGGTGCGCAAGGTCAAGGGCGCGATCCTGATCGGCATCGTCAGCTCCACCATCCTGTCCGTGATCCTGGAATTCACGCTGCACATCGGCCCCAGCTTCGACGGCAAGAACTTCAACCCGCAGGGCTGGTCCCTCGTGGCCCCCAAGTTCACCGAATGGGCCGCCCCGGACCTGTCGCTGATCGGCAAAGCCAACCCGTTCGGCGCGTTCGAGCACCTCGGCTTTGTGGCCGCCACCCTGCTGGCTTTTGTGATCCTGCTGAGCATCTTCTTCGACGCCATGGGCACCATGGTGGGCCTGGCCACCGAGGCCGGCACCATCGACAAGGACGGCAACATCCCCAACGTGGACCGGGTGCTGCAGATTGACGCCCTCGGCGCGATCGTGGGCGGCGGCGCGTCCGTCTCCTCCAACCAGATCTACGTCGAATCCGGCGCCGGCATCGGCGAGGGCGCCCGCACCGGCCTGGCCTCCATCGTCACCGGCCTGCTGTTCCTCGTCGCCATGTTCTTCACCCCGCTGATCAACCTGGTGCCGTTCGAAGCGGTGGCTCCGGCGCTCGTCGTCGTCGGCTTCATGATGGTCTCCCAGGTCGGCAAGATCGACTGGCAGGACTGGGGCATCGCGATCCCGGCGTTCCTGACCTTCACGCTGATGCCGTTCACCTACTCGATCGCCAACGGCCTTGGCGCCGGGTTCATCTCGTTCGTGCTGATCCGGCTGGTCCAGGGCCGCGCCCGCGAGGTGCACCCGCTGATGTGGGCTGTGGCCGCCGCGTTCCTGCTGTTCTTCGGCATCGGCCCGATCGAGGCCGCGCTCGGCATCCACTAG